From Rhodamnia argentea isolate NSW1041297 chromosome 10, ASM2092103v1, whole genome shotgun sequence, a single genomic window includes:
- the LOC115739840 gene encoding E3 ubiquitin-protein ligase PRT6 isoform X1, protein MDMDTDHPPEASNLSPRDRILERLAQIEVPPECLCNSESGIVSFLKDNESWTPWLVSAILPPDEELAEIHQKLQMGSEDVLEENDMRKSFRESMVWLQWLMFKNEPAYVLKYLSDIDVGQRGVCGAVWGTDDIAYRCRTCEHDPTCAICVPCFENGNHEDHDYSMIYTGGGCCDCGDATAWRREGFCSKHKGAEQIQPLPQAIAHSSGPVLDSLFVFWKNKLLSAESSTQEDRRANDHAAECSQVADELTLVIAEMLLEFCKRSESLLSFSSIRIFSSAGLLEILVRGESFLSDKVVKKLYELLLKLLAEPLFKYEFAKAFLSYYPVVVKEAIKECNDDVSKKHAVSTFSVQIFTVPTLTPRLVKEMNLLEMLFGCLGDIFTSCAGEDGRLQVTKWQNLYDTTIRVAEDIRFVVSHVVVQKYLANEKRDILRTWMRLLNFVQGMNPLRRETGILIEEEIDNAHFPFGLCYSIANTHSLLVDGASSDAPADGIDEMDVDDGEGLRHAKVVRLSRESSACSTSGRSKASASGSKAAEVYTINSSHPSIPLSVSWLINECLKAIENWLLVDKTSGGPVIDLSQSNSSIATSHFSALKKTIWRIRKGKYIFGRLGSTSDQQGRLNHGDLPNASVDNGEDADPESKSVPVGESDVANAFVASDNCAVEGDYASEVGALRVLSLQDWPNVVYDVSSQDISVHIPLHRLLSLLLLKALKIWDGDTTASNEKATAFAYQPSMPYSNFFKCLLGLCSPLGFSAFVMEHPLRIRVFCAEVHAGMWKKNGDAALLSCEWYRSARWSEQGLELDLFLMQFCAAVAPADLFIGRIIERFGLLSYLSLNLGWDSEYEPVLVEEMLTLIIQIVKERRFCGQTTAESLRRELVYKLATGDATRSQLVKSLPRDLARFEGLQEVLDTIASYSNPSGLNQGTYSLRWPCWKELDLYHPRWNSRELQLAEERYARFCSVSALTAQLPRWTYIYAPLRGIAGIATCSVTLQLIRSVLFYAVFSDKAPHSRAPDGVLIVALHLLSLAVDICFQQTESGDRTLLNGDQDSILSFVAEEINEGSSYGVGKISLLSLLVLLMKLHKRERVGNQTDAYGSDLSHLIESLLKRIAEIDPYCMSELQQLAPEVFNQVPQSILDSDNGSSGPSSNEGKHRAKARERQAAVMARMRAEQSKFLASISTDEGLSSAEEATRSAAINETRECVQDVCSLCHDSNPENPLSFLIFLQKSRLLSLVDRGPPSWDRVQQLEKERVQIEKNKEFEQCGVEVRAASRSEVDPPSKLVRLVRNTIDKFMHNAQPAEVNAFMEFIRACFPSLRNLEVPQMSDDKNECTVYMFETLEEDMYKIVRREVHNNTNLLESVKGDITISSQEVAGDFGDAETVLLAKYIACLSGDRAKDASASEHLHSDETSEESAKQGSAYDGFGPVDCDGIFLSSCGHAVHQGCLELYLSSLKERHTRRIIFDGGHIVNLDKGEFLCPVCRRLANSILPALPGVGQMMWKQSVSTFLNSSQCPSPGASSDTTSLHLPEALCLLQSAADLVKKGELFKAFPLQSNSSLRSKLQLFCDLLSKMYFPGQQKRSSRTAKAACSVIMWDTLRYSLISTEISARSGRTSLTPNLSLSALFKEISSGGKFVFSLFLRVIQSMRTKDTLDVLQRFRGVRLFADSIYFGISTDRTFSCDGKEGSMLCISEDFKEQSPHPYLHFWKRAADPVLAHDPFSSLMWVLFCLPCPFLQCEESLLSLVHLFYVVSITQAIISFCGKHSGEMDEFGFHNGLVSDIYKFMNESGCDFKYGVSDHVDPSWGMDNAVRNLSLPYLRRCALLWKLLNSSTHSPLFDRGNESDGLFYAAHISDGSVELNEIQKLEKMFKIPSIDKIYKDEKLRLFVSRWIRHLCNETRLSRVTCIVRCVPVVPFKLMQLPYLYQDLLQRYIKQQCPDCNTVVEEPALCLLCGRLCSPKWKPCCRKRGCQSHAFACGAGIAIFLLIRRTMILFQSSARQALWPSPYLDAFGEEDIDLNRGKPLFLNEERYAALTYMVASHGLDQSTKVLRQTSIGALFW, encoded by the exons ATGGACATGGACACTGATCATCCTCCCGAGGCTAGCAATCTCAGCCCTCGAGATCGAATCCTTGAG AGGCTTGCACAAATTGAAGTTCCACCGGAGTGTCTTTGCAACTCTGAATCTGGTATAGTTTCTTTCCTCAAGGATAACGAGTCCTGGACCCCATGGCTTGTATCTGCAATTTTACCCCCAGATGAGGAGTTGGCAGAGATCCATCAGAAACTGCAAATGGGATCTGAGGATGTCCTGGAAGAAAATGACATGAGAAAGAGTTTTAGAGAAAGTATGGTTTGGTTGCAGTGGTTGATGTTTAAGAATGAACCTGCCTATGTACTTAAGTATCTTTCGGACATTGATGTGGGCCAGAGGGGAGTTTGTGGTGCTGTATGGGGGACTGATGATATTGCCTATAGATGTCGAACATGCGAACATGACCCCACATGTGCAATATGTGTTCCTTGTTTTGAAAATGGGAATCATGAGGACCATGATTACTCAATGATATATACTGGAGGGGGTTGCTGCGATTGTGGAGATGCGACTGCATGGAGACGAGAGGGCTTCTGTTCAAAGCATAAAGGTGCAGAACAGATCCAACCCCTTCCTCAGGCAATAGCACACTCTTCTGGACCAGTCCTTGATTCCCTTTTTGTGTTTTGGAAAAACAAGCTGCTGTCTGCTGAGTCTTCCACTCAAGAAGACAGAAGAGCAAACGACCATGCTGCAGAGTGTAGTCAAGTTGCAGATGAGCTTACTCTTGTGATAGCTGAGATGCTACTAGAATTCTGCAAGCGTAGTGAGAGCTTGCTGAGTTTCTCTTCAATTAGGATATTTTCATCCGCTGGTCTGTTGGAGATTCTGGTGAGGGGTGAGAGTTTCTTGAGTGACAAGGTTGTGAAGAAACTTTATGAACTGCTTCTTAAACTGCTTGCAGAGCCCTTGTTCAAGTATGAGTTTGCCAAGGCATTTTTAAGTTACTACCCAGTTGTTGTAAAGGAAGCTATAAAAGAGTGCAATGACGATGTTTCTAAGAAGCATGCTGTATCAACATTTTCAGTGCAGATCTTTACAGTGCCCACTCTGACTCCACGTCTTGTGAAGGAAATGAACTTGCTTGAAATGCTATTTGGATGCTTAGGAGACATATTTACTTCATGTGCTGGTGAAGACGGTCGTTTACAG GTCACCAAGTGGCAAAATTTGTATGACACAACCATTCGTGTGGCTGAAGATATACGATTTGTTGTGAGCCATGTGGTTGTACAGAAGTATTTAGCTAACGAAAAGCGGGATATCTTAAGGACTTGGATGAGGCTTTTGAACTTTGTGCAAGGAATGAACCCTCTAAGGAGAGAAACAGGTATACTTATAGAAGAAGAAATTGATAACGCACACTTTCCTTTTGGTCTATGCTATTCAATAGCAAATACACACTCCCTACTGGTTGATGGAGCATCTTCTGATGCACCCGCTGATGGGATTGATGAAATGGACGTGGACGATGGAGAAGGTCTGAGACATGCAAAAGTAGTACGGTTATCTCGGGAAAGCTCCGCATGTAGCACTTCAGGGAGGAGCAAGGCATCAGCATCTGGATCTAAGGCTGCTGAAGTCTATACTATAAATAGTAGTCATCCGTCAATTCCGCTGTCTGTCTCATGGTTAATTAATGAATGTTTGAAGGCTATTGAGAATTGGTTATTAGTTGATAAGACTTCAGGGGGCCCTGTAATTGATTTATCTCAGAGTAACAGCAGTATTGCCACTAGCCATTTCTCTGCATTGAAGAAGACAATATGGAGGATCAGAAAaggtaaatatatatttggtaGACTTGGTAGTACTAGTGACCAGCAAGGTCGACTTAATCATGGTGATTTGCCCAATGCCAGTGTGGATAATGGGGAGGACGCTGATCCCGAAAGTAAGTCCGTACCAGTTGGTGAAAGTGATGTTGCAAATGCTTTTGTGGCCTCCGATAATTGTGCAGTGGAAGGTGATTATGCTTCAGAAGTGGGTGCTTTGCGTGTTCTTAGTTTGCAGGATTGGCCAAATGTCGTCTATGATGTTAGTTCGCAAGATATATCTGTTCACATTCCGTTACATCGCTTACTCTCATTACTTCTGCTTAAAGCCCTTAAAATATGGGATGGGGATACCACTGCATCCAATGAAAAAGCTACTGCTTTTGCTTATCAGCCATCAATGCCCTACTCCAACTTTTTTAAGTGCCTTTTGGGTCTTTGTAGTCCACTGGGTTTTTCTGCTTTTGTCATGGAGCATCCGCTACGTATTAGGGTTTTCTGTGCTGAGGTTCATGCTGGAATGTGGAAGAAGAATGGAGATGCAGCCCTATTATCTTGTGAATGGTATCGGTCAGCTCGGTG GTCTGAGCAAGGCTTGGAGCTTGACCTTTTCCTGATGCAGTTCTGTGCGGCTGTAGCCCCTGCTGATCTTTTCATCGGCAGAATAATAGAACGTTTTGGGCTGTTGAGTTACCTCTCTCTTAATCTTGGATGGGATAGCGA GTATGAACCGGTTCTAGTAGAGGAAATGCTTACTCTTATAATCCAAATAGTTAAAGAAAGGCGGTTTTGTGGACAGACTACAGCTGAAAGTTTGAGAAGAGAGTTAGTTTACAAGTTAGCCACTGGAGATGCCACTCGGAGTCAGCTTGTGAAGTCACTGCCCCGTGATTTGGCTAGGTTTGAGGGTCTGCAGGAAGTTTTGGATACTATTGCTTCATATTCCAATCCTTCTGGCCTTAATCAG GGTACATATTCATTGCGATGGCCATGCTGGAAAGAATTGGATTTGTATCACCCGCGTTGGAACTCAAGAGAATTGCAACTTGCAGAAGAAAGATATGCACGCTTTTGCAGTGTTTCGGCATTAACTGCTCAGTTGCCTAGGTGGACCTACATATACGCACCTTTACGAGGAATAGCTGGAATAGCTACTTGTAGTGTGACCCTTCAATTAATCCGCTCGGTGCTGTTTTATGCTGTTTTCAGTGATAAGGCACCTCACTCACGTGCACCTGACGGTGTCCTGATTGTTGCATTGCATTTGCTCTCTCTAGCAGTAGATATTTGTTTTCAGCAGACAGAGTCCGGAGATAGAACATTGCTCAATGGAGATCAAGATTCCATTCTATCTTTTGTTGCTGAGGAAATTAATGAGGGGTCATCTTATGGTGTTGGCAAAATCAGCTTATTATCGCTTCTTGTTTTGCTGATGAAGTTACATAAGAGAGAAAGGGTTGGGAATCAGACGGATGCATATGGGTCTGATCTTTCACATTTGATTGAAAGCTTATTGAAAAGAATTGCTGAAATCGATCCTTACTGTATGAGTGAGTTGCAACAGCTAGCCCCAGAAGTATTTAATCAAGTACCACAGTCCATCCTAGACAGTGATAACGGAAGTTCAGGACCTTCTTCTAATGAAGGGAAACACCGAGCCAAAGCTCGCGAAAGGCAGGCTGCTGTAATG GCAAGAATGAGAGCTGAGCAGTCCAAGTTTCTAGCAAGCATTTCAACTGATGAGGGCTTATCCTCTGCGGAAGAGGCAACTCGTTCAGCTGCTATTAATGAGACCAGAGAATGTGTTCAAGATGTTTGCTCTCTTTGCCATGATTCTAATCCAGAgaatcctctctctttcttaatttttctcCAG AAATCTAGGCTGCTAAGTCTTGTTGACAGAGGACCCCCATCATGGGATAGGGTTCAACAGCTAGAGAAGGAAAGAGTGCAGATCGAGAAGAACAAGGAATTTGAACAATGTGGAGTTGAAGTTAGGGCGGCCAGTCGTTCAGAAGTAGATCCACCTTCTAAGTTAGTTCGGTTGGTTCGCAATACTATAGATAAATTCATGCATAATGCCCAGCCTGCTGAAGTCAATGCTTTCATGGAGTTTATCAGGGCTTGCTTCCCTTCGTTGAGAAACCTTGAGGTGCCACAGATGTCTGATGATAAAAATGAATGCACTGTATATATGTTTGAGACACTGGAGGAAGATATGTACAAAATTGTTCGAAGGGAAGTTCATAACAATACAAATCTTCTAGAGTCAGTCAAGGGAGATATAACTATTTCATCTCAAGAGGTTGCAGGGGATTTTGGAGATGCTGAAACTGTTCTGCTTGCAAAGTATATAGCTTGCCTTTCAGGAGATAGAGCAAAAGATGCGTCAGCTTCTGAACACTTGCACAGTGATGAGACCTCAGAAGAAAGTGCTAAACAAGGGTCAGCATATGATGGTTTTGGTCCAGTTGATTGTGATGGAATATTTCTTTCTTCCTGTGGTCACGCCGTGCATCAGGGATGCCTGGAACTCTATCTATCTTCATTGAAGGAAAG ACATACAAGAAGAATTATCTTTGACGGAGGGCACATAGTAAATCTCGATAAG GGTGAATTTCTATGCCCTGTTTGCCGTCGTCTGGCAAATTCCATCTTGCCTGCCCTACCAGGTGTTGGTCAGATGATGTGGAAGCAGTCAGTGAGTACATTTCTCAATTCTTCGCAATGCCCTTCGCCTGGTGCAAGCAGTGACACAACTTCCCTTCATTTACCGGAAGCCTTGTGCCTTTTGCAATCTGCAGCTGATTTAGTAAAGAAGGGGGAACTTTTTAAAGCCTTTCCTCTTCAAAGTAACTCAAGCTTAAGATCAAAACTTCAATTGTTCTGTGATCTGCTATCTAAGATGTATTTTCCGGGCCAACAGAAGAGATCATCTAGGACTGCAAAGGCAGCTTGCTCAGTTATCATGTGGGATACTCTTCGATACTCACTTATATCAACTGAAATTTCTGCTCGTAGCGGAAGGACATCCCTCACTCCAAATCTTAGCCTTAGTGCCTTGTTCAAGGAAATTTCATCTGGTGGGAAGTTTGTTTTCTCATTGTTTTTGAGGGTCATTCAGAGCATGAGGACTAAGGATACCCTAGATGTTCTTCAAAGATTTAGAGGTGTTAGGCTCTTTGCAGATTCAATCTACTTTGGCATTTCGACGGATCGCACATTTTCTTGTGATGGCAAAGAAG GCAGTATGTTGTGCATCTCGGAAGATTTCAAGGAGCAATCACCACATCCTTATCTTCATTTCTGGAAACGAGCTGCTGATCCTGTCCTTGCACATGACCCTTTTTCATCACTGATGTGGGTCCTCTTTTGTCTCCCTTGTCCCTTCCTGCAATGCGAGGAGTCCCTTTTATCACTCGTGCACCTTTTCTATGTTGTCTCCATCACTCAG GCTATAATTTCATTTTGTGGGAAACATAGTGGTGAAATGGATGAATTTGGTTTTCATAACGGTCTGGTCAGTGACATATACAAATTTATGAATGAGTCTGGTTGTGATTTCAAGTATGGTGTTTCTGACCATGTCGATCCATCATGGGGCATGGACAATGCGGTTCGTAATTTGAGCTTACCTTATTTGCGGAGATGTGCATTGCTGTGGAAGCTTCTGAACTCGTCTACCCATAGCCCACTCTTTGATAGGGGTAACGAGTCAGATGGGCTTTTTTATGCTGCCCATATCTCAGACGGTTCTGTAGAGCTGAATGAGATTCAAAAGCTCGAGAAGATGTTCAAGATCCCCTCGATTGATAAGATATATAAAGATGAAAAGCTCCGCCTTTTTGTCTCAAGGTGGATTCGTCATCTTTGCAATGAGACTCGGCTTAGTAGGGTCACCTGCATTGTACGCTGTGTCCCTGTGGTTCCTTTTAAGCTGATGCAACTACCCTACCTATACCAGGACCTTCTGCAGAG GTATATTAAGCAGCAATGCCCCGACTGCAATACTGTTGTCGAGGAACCCGCATTGTGCCTGCTATGTGGTAGACTATGCTCGCCAAAATGGAAACCATGCTGCAG GAAAAGGGGATGCCAAAGTCATGCATTTGCCTGTGGTGCTGGTATTGCAATATTCTTGCTAATCAGG AGGACAATGATTTTGTTCCAAAGCTCTGCACGTCAAGCGCTTTGGCCATCTCCGTACTTAGACGCATTTGGGGAAGAG GACATTGATTTGAATAGGGGAAAGCCTCTGTTCTTAAACGAAGAACGTTATGCTGCTCTTACGTATATG GTGGCTTCACATGGACTAGACCAAAGCACCAAGGTTCTTCGTCAAACAAGTATTGGTGCCTTATTCTGGTAG
- the LOC115739840 gene encoding E3 ubiquitin-protein ligase PRT6 isoform X2 — protein sequence MDMDTDHPPEASNLSPRDRILEVTKWQNLYDTTIRVAEDIRFVVSHVVVQKYLANEKRDILRTWMRLLNFVQGMNPLRRETGILIEEEIDNAHFPFGLCYSIANTHSLLVDGASSDAPADGIDEMDVDDGEGLRHAKVVRLSRESSACSTSGRSKASASGSKAAEVYTINSSHPSIPLSVSWLINECLKAIENWLLVDKTSGGPVIDLSQSNSSIATSHFSALKKTIWRIRKGKYIFGRLGSTSDQQGRLNHGDLPNASVDNGEDADPESKSVPVGESDVANAFVASDNCAVEGDYASEVGALRVLSLQDWPNVVYDVSSQDISVHIPLHRLLSLLLLKALKIWDGDTTASNEKATAFAYQPSMPYSNFFKCLLGLCSPLGFSAFVMEHPLRIRVFCAEVHAGMWKKNGDAALLSCEWYRSARWSEQGLELDLFLMQFCAAVAPADLFIGRIIERFGLLSYLSLNLGWDSEYEPVLVEEMLTLIIQIVKERRFCGQTTAESLRRELVYKLATGDATRSQLVKSLPRDLARFEGLQEVLDTIASYSNPSGLNQGTYSLRWPCWKELDLYHPRWNSRELQLAEERYARFCSVSALTAQLPRWTYIYAPLRGIAGIATCSVTLQLIRSVLFYAVFSDKAPHSRAPDGVLIVALHLLSLAVDICFQQTESGDRTLLNGDQDSILSFVAEEINEGSSYGVGKISLLSLLVLLMKLHKRERVGNQTDAYGSDLSHLIESLLKRIAEIDPYCMSELQQLAPEVFNQVPQSILDSDNGSSGPSSNEGKHRAKARERQAAVMARMRAEQSKFLASISTDEGLSSAEEATRSAAINETRECVQDVCSLCHDSNPENPLSFLIFLQKSRLLSLVDRGPPSWDRVQQLEKERVQIEKNKEFEQCGVEVRAASRSEVDPPSKLVRLVRNTIDKFMHNAQPAEVNAFMEFIRACFPSLRNLEVPQMSDDKNECTVYMFETLEEDMYKIVRREVHNNTNLLESVKGDITISSQEVAGDFGDAETVLLAKYIACLSGDRAKDASASEHLHSDETSEESAKQGSAYDGFGPVDCDGIFLSSCGHAVHQGCLELYLSSLKERHTRRIIFDGGHIVNLDKGEFLCPVCRRLANSILPALPGVGQMMWKQSVSTFLNSSQCPSPGASSDTTSLHLPEALCLLQSAADLVKKGELFKAFPLQSNSSLRSKLQLFCDLLSKMYFPGQQKRSSRTAKAACSVIMWDTLRYSLISTEISARSGRTSLTPNLSLSALFKEISSGGKFVFSLFLRVIQSMRTKDTLDVLQRFRGVRLFADSIYFGISTDRTFSCDGKEGSMLCISEDFKEQSPHPYLHFWKRAADPVLAHDPFSSLMWVLFCLPCPFLQCEESLLSLVHLFYVVSITQAIISFCGKHSGEMDEFGFHNGLVSDIYKFMNESGCDFKYGVSDHVDPSWGMDNAVRNLSLPYLRRCALLWKLLNSSTHSPLFDRGNESDGLFYAAHISDGSVELNEIQKLEKMFKIPSIDKIYKDEKLRLFVSRWIRHLCNETRLSRVTCIVRCVPVVPFKLMQLPYLYQDLLQRYIKQQCPDCNTVVEEPALCLLCGRLCSPKWKPCCRKRGCQSHAFACGAGIAIFLLIRRTMILFQSSARQALWPSPYLDAFGEEDIDLNRGKPLFLNEERYAALTYMVASHGLDQSTKVLRQTSIGALFW from the exons ATGGACATGGACACTGATCATCCTCCCGAGGCTAGCAATCTCAGCCCTCGAGATCGAATCCTTGAG GTCACCAAGTGGCAAAATTTGTATGACACAACCATTCGTGTGGCTGAAGATATACGATTTGTTGTGAGCCATGTGGTTGTACAGAAGTATTTAGCTAACGAAAAGCGGGATATCTTAAGGACTTGGATGAGGCTTTTGAACTTTGTGCAAGGAATGAACCCTCTAAGGAGAGAAACAGGTATACTTATAGAAGAAGAAATTGATAACGCACACTTTCCTTTTGGTCTATGCTATTCAATAGCAAATACACACTCCCTACTGGTTGATGGAGCATCTTCTGATGCACCCGCTGATGGGATTGATGAAATGGACGTGGACGATGGAGAAGGTCTGAGACATGCAAAAGTAGTACGGTTATCTCGGGAAAGCTCCGCATGTAGCACTTCAGGGAGGAGCAAGGCATCAGCATCTGGATCTAAGGCTGCTGAAGTCTATACTATAAATAGTAGTCATCCGTCAATTCCGCTGTCTGTCTCATGGTTAATTAATGAATGTTTGAAGGCTATTGAGAATTGGTTATTAGTTGATAAGACTTCAGGGGGCCCTGTAATTGATTTATCTCAGAGTAACAGCAGTATTGCCACTAGCCATTTCTCTGCATTGAAGAAGACAATATGGAGGATCAGAAAaggtaaatatatatttggtaGACTTGGTAGTACTAGTGACCAGCAAGGTCGACTTAATCATGGTGATTTGCCCAATGCCAGTGTGGATAATGGGGAGGACGCTGATCCCGAAAGTAAGTCCGTACCAGTTGGTGAAAGTGATGTTGCAAATGCTTTTGTGGCCTCCGATAATTGTGCAGTGGAAGGTGATTATGCTTCAGAAGTGGGTGCTTTGCGTGTTCTTAGTTTGCAGGATTGGCCAAATGTCGTCTATGATGTTAGTTCGCAAGATATATCTGTTCACATTCCGTTACATCGCTTACTCTCATTACTTCTGCTTAAAGCCCTTAAAATATGGGATGGGGATACCACTGCATCCAATGAAAAAGCTACTGCTTTTGCTTATCAGCCATCAATGCCCTACTCCAACTTTTTTAAGTGCCTTTTGGGTCTTTGTAGTCCACTGGGTTTTTCTGCTTTTGTCATGGAGCATCCGCTACGTATTAGGGTTTTCTGTGCTGAGGTTCATGCTGGAATGTGGAAGAAGAATGGAGATGCAGCCCTATTATCTTGTGAATGGTATCGGTCAGCTCGGTG GTCTGAGCAAGGCTTGGAGCTTGACCTTTTCCTGATGCAGTTCTGTGCGGCTGTAGCCCCTGCTGATCTTTTCATCGGCAGAATAATAGAACGTTTTGGGCTGTTGAGTTACCTCTCTCTTAATCTTGGATGGGATAGCGA GTATGAACCGGTTCTAGTAGAGGAAATGCTTACTCTTATAATCCAAATAGTTAAAGAAAGGCGGTTTTGTGGACAGACTACAGCTGAAAGTTTGAGAAGAGAGTTAGTTTACAAGTTAGCCACTGGAGATGCCACTCGGAGTCAGCTTGTGAAGTCACTGCCCCGTGATTTGGCTAGGTTTGAGGGTCTGCAGGAAGTTTTGGATACTATTGCTTCATATTCCAATCCTTCTGGCCTTAATCAG GGTACATATTCATTGCGATGGCCATGCTGGAAAGAATTGGATTTGTATCACCCGCGTTGGAACTCAAGAGAATTGCAACTTGCAGAAGAAAGATATGCACGCTTTTGCAGTGTTTCGGCATTAACTGCTCAGTTGCCTAGGTGGACCTACATATACGCACCTTTACGAGGAATAGCTGGAATAGCTACTTGTAGTGTGACCCTTCAATTAATCCGCTCGGTGCTGTTTTATGCTGTTTTCAGTGATAAGGCACCTCACTCACGTGCACCTGACGGTGTCCTGATTGTTGCATTGCATTTGCTCTCTCTAGCAGTAGATATTTGTTTTCAGCAGACAGAGTCCGGAGATAGAACATTGCTCAATGGAGATCAAGATTCCATTCTATCTTTTGTTGCTGAGGAAATTAATGAGGGGTCATCTTATGGTGTTGGCAAAATCAGCTTATTATCGCTTCTTGTTTTGCTGATGAAGTTACATAAGAGAGAAAGGGTTGGGAATCAGACGGATGCATATGGGTCTGATCTTTCACATTTGATTGAAAGCTTATTGAAAAGAATTGCTGAAATCGATCCTTACTGTATGAGTGAGTTGCAACAGCTAGCCCCAGAAGTATTTAATCAAGTACCACAGTCCATCCTAGACAGTGATAACGGAAGTTCAGGACCTTCTTCTAATGAAGGGAAACACCGAGCCAAAGCTCGCGAAAGGCAGGCTGCTGTAATG GCAAGAATGAGAGCTGAGCAGTCCAAGTTTCTAGCAAGCATTTCAACTGATGAGGGCTTATCCTCTGCGGAAGAGGCAACTCGTTCAGCTGCTATTAATGAGACCAGAGAATGTGTTCAAGATGTTTGCTCTCTTTGCCATGATTCTAATCCAGAgaatcctctctctttcttaatttttctcCAG AAATCTAGGCTGCTAAGTCTTGTTGACAGAGGACCCCCATCATGGGATAGGGTTCAACAGCTAGAGAAGGAAAGAGTGCAGATCGAGAAGAACAAGGAATTTGAACAATGTGGAGTTGAAGTTAGGGCGGCCAGTCGTTCAGAAGTAGATCCACCTTCTAAGTTAGTTCGGTTGGTTCGCAATACTATAGATAAATTCATGCATAATGCCCAGCCTGCTGAAGTCAATGCTTTCATGGAGTTTATCAGGGCTTGCTTCCCTTCGTTGAGAAACCTTGAGGTGCCACAGATGTCTGATGATAAAAATGAATGCACTGTATATATGTTTGAGACACTGGAGGAAGATATGTACAAAATTGTTCGAAGGGAAGTTCATAACAATACAAATCTTCTAGAGTCAGTCAAGGGAGATATAACTATTTCATCTCAAGAGGTTGCAGGGGATTTTGGAGATGCTGAAACTGTTCTGCTTGCAAAGTATATAGCTTGCCTTTCAGGAGATAGAGCAAAAGATGCGTCAGCTTCTGAACACTTGCACAGTGATGAGACCTCAGAAGAAAGTGCTAAACAAGGGTCAGCATATGATGGTTTTGGTCCAGTTGATTGTGATGGAATATTTCTTTCTTCCTGTGGTCACGCCGTGCATCAGGGATGCCTGGAACTCTATCTATCTTCATTGAAGGAAAG ACATACAAGAAGAATTATCTTTGACGGAGGGCACATAGTAAATCTCGATAAG GGTGAATTTCTATGCCCTGTTTGCCGTCGTCTGGCAAATTCCATCTTGCCTGCCCTACCAGGTGTTGGTCAGATGATGTGGAAGCAGTCAGTGAGTACATTTCTCAATTCTTCGCAATGCCCTTCGCCTGGTGCAAGCAGTGACACAACTTCCCTTCATTTACCGGAAGCCTTGTGCCTTTTGCAATCTGCAGCTGATTTAGTAAAGAAGGGGGAACTTTTTAAAGCCTTTCCTCTTCAAAGTAACTCAAGCTTAAGATCAAAACTTCAATTGTTCTGTGATCTGCTATCTAAGATGTATTTTCCGGGCCAACAGAAGAGATCATCTAGGACTGCAAAGGCAGCTTGCTCAGTTATCATGTGGGATACTCTTCGATACTCACTTATATCAACTGAAATTTCTGCTCGTAGCGGAAGGACATCCCTCACTCCAAATCTTAGCCTTAGTGCCTTGTTCAAGGAAATTTCATCTGGTGGGAAGTTTGTTTTCTCATTGTTTTTGAGGGTCATTCAGAGCATGAGGACTAAGGATACCCTAGATGTTCTTCAAAGATTTAGAGGTGTTAGGCTCTTTGCAGATTCAATCTACTTTGGCATTTCGACGGATCGCACATTTTCTTGTGATGGCAAAGAAG GCAGTATGTTGTGCATCTCGGAAGATTTCAAGGAGCAATCACCACATCCTTATCTTCATTTCTGGAAACGAGCTGCTGATCCTGTCCTTGCACATGACCCTTTTTCATCACTGATGTGGGTCCTCTTTTGTCTCCCTTGTCCCTTCCTGCAATGCGAGGAGTCCCTTTTATCACTCGTGCACCTTTTCTATGTTGTCTCCATCACTCAG GCTATAATTTCATTTTGTGGGAAACATAGTGGTGAAATGGATGAATTTGGTTTTCATAACGGTCTGGTCAGTGACATATACAAATTTATGAATGAGTCTGGTTGTGATTTCAAGTATGGTGTTTCTGACCATGTCGATCCATCATGGGGCATGGACAATGCGGTTCGTAATTTGAGCTTACCTTATTTGCGGAGATGTGCATTGCTGTGGAAGCTTCTGAACTCGTCTACCCATAGCCCACTCTTTGATAGGGGTAACGAGTCAGATGGGCTTTTTTATGCTGCCCATATCTCAGACGGTTCTGTAGAGCTGAATGAGATTCAAAAGCTCGAGAAGATGTTCAAGATCCCCTCGATTGATAAGATATATAAAGATGAAAAGCTCCGCCTTTTTGTCTCAAGGTGGATTCGTCATCTTTGCAATGAGACTCGGCTTAGTAGGGTCACCTGCATTGTACGCTGTGTCCCTGTGGTTCCTTTTAAGCTGATGCAACTACCCTACCTATACCAGGACCTTCTGCAGAG GTATATTAAGCAGCAATGCCCCGACTGCAATACTGTTGTCGAGGAACCCGCATTGTGCCTGCTATGTGGTAGACTATGCTCGCCAAAATGGAAACCATGCTGCAG GAAAAGGGGATGCCAAAGTCATGCATTTGCCTGTGGTGCTGGTATTGCAATATTCTTGCTAATCAGG AGGACAATGATTTTGTTCCAAAGCTCTGCACGTCAAGCGCTTTGGCCATCTCCGTACTTAGACGCATTTGGGGAAGAG GACATTGATTTGAATAGGGGAAAGCCTCTGTTCTTAAACGAAGAACGTTATGCTGCTCTTACGTATATG GTGGCTTCACATGGACTAGACCAAAGCACCAAGGTTCTTCGTCAAACAAGTATTGGTGCCTTATTCTGGTAG